The proteins below are encoded in one region of Misgurnus anguillicaudatus chromosome 24, ASM2758022v2, whole genome shotgun sequence:
- the LOC129437984 gene encoding uncharacterized protein encodes MYRSHMESDEVLTSLSTIEVMAGTSLRLHCIAPDNKQCEGQWVRENGSIPRSQNYTVIQWSQIQAEDGGHYRCQAKGICNSHPITVEIEVITSDGFIWAKIFAAFAVSAIFVLVAHLVYLCYRRGCKLMDTTSSVPERVTSRTPVVMRPIAQDTQSDHEVPYADIVISVRGYSNPDLSDTFDQSSKHQRPRWKDETRAGLHHATSDRLLIHSKEVTRKLSTTSEYAVITYSCEALS; translated from the exons ATGTACAGAAGTCACATGGAGTCAGATGAGGTGTTAACCTCATTATCCACCATAGAAGTGATGGCAGGAACTTCACTCAGACTTCATTGTATTGCCCCCGACAATAAACAGTGTGAGGGGCAGTGGGTCAGAGAAAACGGTTCAATCCCCAGGTCACAAAATTACACTGTGATTCAGTGGAGTCAAATTCAAGCAGAGGACGGGGGACATTACAGGTGCCAGGCAAAGGGGATTTGTAATAGCCATCCTATAACTGTGGAAATAGAGGTCATCACATCTG ATGGATTCATCTGGGCCAAGAtctttgcagcttttgcagTGTCTGCAATATTTGTCCTGGTGGCCCATCTAGTATATCTGTGCTACAGAAGAGGGTGTAAGCTGATGGATACAACTAGCTCAGTGCCTGAAAG GGTTACATCCAGAACTCCTGTGGTGATGAGACCAATCGCTCAag ACACCCAGAGTGATCATGAAGTCCCTTACGCTGACATTGTGATCTCTGTGAGAGGATACAGCAATCCAGATTTATCTGACACCTTTGACCAGTCTTCAAAACATCAAAGACCT AGATGGAAAGATGAGACGAGAGCAGGGCTACATCACGCTACATCTGACAGGCTGCTCATTCACTCTAAAGAGGTCACCAGGAAATTAAGCACAACATCAGAATACGCTGTAATTACTTACTCATGTGAGGCTCTTAGTTAG
- the nrgnb gene encoding neurogranin (protein kinase C substrate, RC3) b isoform X2, with protein sequence MSVPFSNTNLRIPKGFGNLLEGLAREVLRDQPGDIPAFAALYFAKRLKAREESGLDPAEWGARLEDRFYNNHAFKDTASSSSPKANARNKTGDSGTFGKIGSQQSIAKDLNANNSGNSVDTAVKKKCEFDKNLDEESGEAEHGRAAEFSYVGQADVDAQELKNPSEVPEVHTEVQKDNEAAQESVDIDICRSELEPTPLPSFGGLANVDVCAQEINPPLSARFESHENNRDLESPLLPDSEHLKSQNVQNSPNNQVSFIETHSHIDQDIGKQADELCEDENTEEPEFYGHVEDSEQDFSLLEDPGLEEKITEKVYMEESTETTDVLKKDIAETSRTSKVDAEQETEEHNEDKDELLLSEDYETSHEYSSTTEFIKDEPAVETIGIKDTYINYADETYDSKSEVVDVLDEVVMGTDHQSSTYTGEHEDENSIDEQSASKIRDAMVDEDLLESQTDSQMIDYDSDAEVTRDVTSNEILNIDAMEKDPTTETLNDGSDLDSDGCDAEEMEPEETEREAEVTNENPTENSETNEDQEDRSELNLESKLDTESQENPESSEQKEERNQPQEEEDIMDIPLDDPEANKAAAKIQAGFRGHMTRKKMKPGENSGEEVSSSGEALNGSQGDTAGGSDEAETDATSGPEQ encoded by the exons ATGTCTGTTCCTTTCTCCAACACAAACCTGCGTATTCCCAAAGGGTTTGGGAATTTATTGGAGGGCCTTGCCAGAGAGGTGTTGAGAGACCAGCCTGGAGACATCCCCGCGTTTGCTGCACTTTACTTTGCCAAGCGGCTTAAAGCCAGAGAGG AAAGTGGCCTTGATCCAGCAGAGTGGGGTGCAAGGTTAGAAGACAGGTTCTACAATAATCATGCATTTAAG GATACAGCAAGCTCCAGTTCACCTAAAGCGAATGCAAG AAACAAAACCGGTGATTCTGGAACTTTTGGAAAAATTGGATCTCAACAGTCCATAGCAAAAGACCTCAATGCTAATAATTCTGGTAATTCAGTCGACACTGCAGTAAAGAAGAAATGTGAGTTCGATAAGAACCTAGATGAGGAATCCGGTGAGGCAGAACATGGACGTGCTGCAGAGTTTTCCTATGTGGGACAAGCAGATGTTGATGCTCAAGAGCTCAAAAACCCCAGTGAGGTTCCAGAAGTACACACAGAGGTACAGAAAGACAATGAGGCGGCACAAGAATCTGTAGACATTGACATCTGCAGATCTGAACTTGAGCCAACACCTCTTCCTTCCTTTGGTGGTCTCGCAAACGTGGATGTATGTGCTCAAGAAATAAACCCCCCTTTAAGTGCACGTTTTGAATCACATGAGAACAACAGAGACTTGGAAAGCCCTTTGCTGCCGGACAGTGAACATTTAAAATCGCAGAATGTGCAGAATTCACCAAATAACCAAGTATCTTTCATTGAAACTCATTCACATATTGATCAGGATATAGGCAAACAAGCAGATGAATTGTGTGAGGATGAAAACACAGAGGAACCAGAATTTTATGGTCATGTTGAAGATTCAGAACAGGATTTCTCATTACTGGAGGACCCTGGCCTAGAGGAGAAGATCACTGAGAAGGTTTACATGGAGGAGTCAACAGAAACAACCGATGTTCTTAAAAAAGACATAGCTGAAACAAGTAGGACAAGTAAAGTTGACGCAGAGCAAGAAACAGAGGAGCATAATGAAGATAAAGATGAATTATTGCTCAGTGAAGACTATGAAACCAGCCATGAGTACAGCAGCACCACTGAATTTATAAAAGATGAACCTGCTGTGGAAACAATCGGAATTAAAGACACATACATTAACTACGCTGATGAAACGTATGATAGTAAAAGTGAAGTCGTAGATGTGCTAGATGAAGTTGTAATGGGCACTGATCATCAATCCTCCACTTATACAGGTGAGCACGAAGATGAGAACAGCATTGATGAACAGAGTGCTTCTAAAATTAGGGATGCTATGGTGGACGAAGACCTTTTGGAAAGTCAGACTGATTCCCAAATGATTGACTATGACTCTGACGCAGAGGTTACACGGGATGTGACAAGcaatgagattttaaatatCGATGCAATGGAAAAGGATCCAACCACAGAGACCTTGAATGATGGCAGCGATCTTGACAGTGATGGTTGTGATGCTGAAGAGATGGAGCCAGAGGAAACTGAGAGAGAAGCAGAGGTCACGAATGAAAATCCTACCGAAAACTCAGAGACTAATGAAGATCAAGAGGATCGATCTGAGCTCAATCTGGAATCAAAACTTGACACTGAGAGCCAGGAGAATCCTGAAAGCAGTGAACAAAAG GAGGAACGCAACCAACCacaggaggaagaggacattATGGACATCCCCTTGGATGACCCAGAAGCCAACAAGGCAGCCGCCAAAATCCAGGCCGGCTTTCGTGGTCACATGACCCGAAAGAAGATGAAACCTGGTGAAAACTCCGGGGAGGAGGTGAGCAGCAGTGGTGAGGCCCTCAATGGCAGCCAAGGAGACACAG CAGGGGGATCAGATGAAGCAGAGACAGATGCCACATCTGGACCAGAACAGTAA
- the nrgnb gene encoding neurogranin (protein kinase C substrate, RC3) b isoform X3, whose protein sequence is MSVPFSNTNLRIPKGFGNLLEGLAREVLRDQPGDIPAFAALYFAKRLKAREGDFLFVLASSIYTLFRLFHESGLDPAEWGARLEDRFYNNHAFKDTASSSSPKANARNKTGDSGTFGKIGSQQSIAKDLNANNSGNSVDTAVKKKCEFDKNLDEESGEAEHGRAAEFSYVGQADVDAQELKNPSEVPEVHTEVQKDNEAAQESVDIDICRSELEPTPLPSFGGLANVDVCAQEINPPLSARFESHENNRDLESPLLPDSEHLKSQNVQNSPNNQVSFIETHSHIDQDIGKQADELCEDENTEEPEFYGHVEDSEQDFSLLEDPGLEEKITEKVYMEESTETTDVLKKDIAETSRTSKVDAEQETEEHNEDKDELLLSEDYETSHEYSSTTEFIKDEPAVETIGIKDTYINYADETYDSKSEVVDVLDEVVMGTDHQSSTYTGEHEDENSIDEQSASKIRDAMVDEDLLESQTDSQMIDYDSDAEVTRDVTSNEILNIDAMEKDPTTETLNDGSDLDSDGCDAEEMEPEETEREAEVTNENPTENSETNEDQEDRSELNLESKLDTESQENPESSEQKVI, encoded by the exons ATGTCTGTTCCTTTCTCCAACACAAACCTGCGTATTCCCAAAGGGTTTGGGAATTTATTGGAGGGCCTTGCCAGAGAGGTGTTGAGAGACCAGCCTGGAGACATCCCCGCGTTTGCTGCACTTTACTTTGCCAAGCGGCTTAAAGCCAGAGAGGGTGACTTTCTTTTCGTCTTGGCTTCATCCATATACACATTGTTTCGGTTATTTCACG AAAGTGGCCTTGATCCAGCAGAGTGGGGTGCAAGGTTAGAAGACAGGTTCTACAATAATCATGCATTTAAG GATACAGCAAGCTCCAGTTCACCTAAAGCGAATGCAAG AAACAAAACCGGTGATTCTGGAACTTTTGGAAAAATTGGATCTCAACAGTCCATAGCAAAAGACCTCAATGCTAATAATTCTGGTAATTCAGTCGACACTGCAGTAAAGAAGAAATGTGAGTTCGATAAGAACCTAGATGAGGAATCCGGTGAGGCAGAACATGGACGTGCTGCAGAGTTTTCCTATGTGGGACAAGCAGATGTTGATGCTCAAGAGCTCAAAAACCCCAGTGAGGTTCCAGAAGTACACACAGAGGTACAGAAAGACAATGAGGCGGCACAAGAATCTGTAGACATTGACATCTGCAGATCTGAACTTGAGCCAACACCTCTTCCTTCCTTTGGTGGTCTCGCAAACGTGGATGTATGTGCTCAAGAAATAAACCCCCCTTTAAGTGCACGTTTTGAATCACATGAGAACAACAGAGACTTGGAAAGCCCTTTGCTGCCGGACAGTGAACATTTAAAATCGCAGAATGTGCAGAATTCACCAAATAACCAAGTATCTTTCATTGAAACTCATTCACATATTGATCAGGATATAGGCAAACAAGCAGATGAATTGTGTGAGGATGAAAACACAGAGGAACCAGAATTTTATGGTCATGTTGAAGATTCAGAACAGGATTTCTCATTACTGGAGGACCCTGGCCTAGAGGAGAAGATCACTGAGAAGGTTTACATGGAGGAGTCAACAGAAACAACCGATGTTCTTAAAAAAGACATAGCTGAAACAAGTAGGACAAGTAAAGTTGACGCAGAGCAAGAAACAGAGGAGCATAATGAAGATAAAGATGAATTATTGCTCAGTGAAGACTATGAAACCAGCCATGAGTACAGCAGCACCACTGAATTTATAAAAGATGAACCTGCTGTGGAAACAATCGGAATTAAAGACACATACATTAACTACGCTGATGAAACGTATGATAGTAAAAGTGAAGTCGTAGATGTGCTAGATGAAGTTGTAATGGGCACTGATCATCAATCCTCCACTTATACAGGTGAGCACGAAGATGAGAACAGCATTGATGAACAGAGTGCTTCTAAAATTAGGGATGCTATGGTGGACGAAGACCTTTTGGAAAGTCAGACTGATTCCCAAATGATTGACTATGACTCTGACGCAGAGGTTACACGGGATGTGACAAGcaatgagattttaaatatCGATGCAATGGAAAAGGATCCAACCACAGAGACCTTGAATGATGGCAGCGATCTTGACAGTGATGGTTGTGATGCTGAAGAGATGGAGCCAGAGGAAACTGAGAGAGAAGCAGAGGTCACGAATGAAAATCCTACCGAAAACTCAGAGACTAATGAAGATCAAGAGGATCGATCTGAGCTCAATCTGGAATCAAAACTTGACACTGAGAGCCAGGAGAATCCTGAAAGCAGTGAACAAAAG GTCATCTAA
- the nrgnb gene encoding neurogranin (protein kinase C substrate, RC3) b isoform X1, whose product MSVPFSNTNLRIPKGFGNLLEGLAREVLRDQPGDIPAFAALYFAKRLKAREGDFLFVLASSIYTLFRLFHESGLDPAEWGARLEDRFYNNHAFKDTASSSSPKANARNKTGDSGTFGKIGSQQSIAKDLNANNSGNSVDTAVKKKCEFDKNLDEESGEAEHGRAAEFSYVGQADVDAQELKNPSEVPEVHTEVQKDNEAAQESVDIDICRSELEPTPLPSFGGLANVDVCAQEINPPLSARFESHENNRDLESPLLPDSEHLKSQNVQNSPNNQVSFIETHSHIDQDIGKQADELCEDENTEEPEFYGHVEDSEQDFSLLEDPGLEEKITEKVYMEESTETTDVLKKDIAETSRTSKVDAEQETEEHNEDKDELLLSEDYETSHEYSSTTEFIKDEPAVETIGIKDTYINYADETYDSKSEVVDVLDEVVMGTDHQSSTYTGEHEDENSIDEQSASKIRDAMVDEDLLESQTDSQMIDYDSDAEVTRDVTSNEILNIDAMEKDPTTETLNDGSDLDSDGCDAEEMEPEETEREAEVTNENPTENSETNEDQEDRSELNLESKLDTESQENPESSEQKEERNQPQEEEDIMDIPLDDPEANKAAAKIQAGFRGHMTRKKMKPGENSGEEVSSSGEALNGSQGDTAGGSDEAETDATSGPEQ is encoded by the exons ATGTCTGTTCCTTTCTCCAACACAAACCTGCGTATTCCCAAAGGGTTTGGGAATTTATTGGAGGGCCTTGCCAGAGAGGTGTTGAGAGACCAGCCTGGAGACATCCCCGCGTTTGCTGCACTTTACTTTGCCAAGCGGCTTAAAGCCAGAGAGGGTGACTTTCTTTTCGTCTTGGCTTCATCCATATACACATTGTTTCGGTTATTTCACG AAAGTGGCCTTGATCCAGCAGAGTGGGGTGCAAGGTTAGAAGACAGGTTCTACAATAATCATGCATTTAAG GATACAGCAAGCTCCAGTTCACCTAAAGCGAATGCAAG AAACAAAACCGGTGATTCTGGAACTTTTGGAAAAATTGGATCTCAACAGTCCATAGCAAAAGACCTCAATGCTAATAATTCTGGTAATTCAGTCGACACTGCAGTAAAGAAGAAATGTGAGTTCGATAAGAACCTAGATGAGGAATCCGGTGAGGCAGAACATGGACGTGCTGCAGAGTTTTCCTATGTGGGACAAGCAGATGTTGATGCTCAAGAGCTCAAAAACCCCAGTGAGGTTCCAGAAGTACACACAGAGGTACAGAAAGACAATGAGGCGGCACAAGAATCTGTAGACATTGACATCTGCAGATCTGAACTTGAGCCAACACCTCTTCCTTCCTTTGGTGGTCTCGCAAACGTGGATGTATGTGCTCAAGAAATAAACCCCCCTTTAAGTGCACGTTTTGAATCACATGAGAACAACAGAGACTTGGAAAGCCCTTTGCTGCCGGACAGTGAACATTTAAAATCGCAGAATGTGCAGAATTCACCAAATAACCAAGTATCTTTCATTGAAACTCATTCACATATTGATCAGGATATAGGCAAACAAGCAGATGAATTGTGTGAGGATGAAAACACAGAGGAACCAGAATTTTATGGTCATGTTGAAGATTCAGAACAGGATTTCTCATTACTGGAGGACCCTGGCCTAGAGGAGAAGATCACTGAGAAGGTTTACATGGAGGAGTCAACAGAAACAACCGATGTTCTTAAAAAAGACATAGCTGAAACAAGTAGGACAAGTAAAGTTGACGCAGAGCAAGAAACAGAGGAGCATAATGAAGATAAAGATGAATTATTGCTCAGTGAAGACTATGAAACCAGCCATGAGTACAGCAGCACCACTGAATTTATAAAAGATGAACCTGCTGTGGAAACAATCGGAATTAAAGACACATACATTAACTACGCTGATGAAACGTATGATAGTAAAAGTGAAGTCGTAGATGTGCTAGATGAAGTTGTAATGGGCACTGATCATCAATCCTCCACTTATACAGGTGAGCACGAAGATGAGAACAGCATTGATGAACAGAGTGCTTCTAAAATTAGGGATGCTATGGTGGACGAAGACCTTTTGGAAAGTCAGACTGATTCCCAAATGATTGACTATGACTCTGACGCAGAGGTTACACGGGATGTGACAAGcaatgagattttaaatatCGATGCAATGGAAAAGGATCCAACCACAGAGACCTTGAATGATGGCAGCGATCTTGACAGTGATGGTTGTGATGCTGAAGAGATGGAGCCAGAGGAAACTGAGAGAGAAGCAGAGGTCACGAATGAAAATCCTACCGAAAACTCAGAGACTAATGAAGATCAAGAGGATCGATCTGAGCTCAATCTGGAATCAAAACTTGACACTGAGAGCCAGGAGAATCCTGAAAGCAGTGAACAAAAG GAGGAACGCAACCAACCacaggaggaagaggacattATGGACATCCCCTTGGATGACCCAGAAGCCAACAAGGCAGCCGCCAAAATCCAGGCCGGCTTTCGTGGTCACATGACCCGAAAGAAGATGAAACCTGGTGAAAACTCCGGGGAGGAGGTGAGCAGCAGTGGTGAGGCCCTCAATGGCAGCCAAGGAGACACAG CAGGGGGATCAGATGAAGCAGAGACAGATGCCACATCTGGACCAGAACAGTAA